AGTGGACCTTCAACCGACCGGTGGAAACCAGACCAGTACCATCATGGCTGGAGCTGGAGAGGTTGCCGTTGAGCAGGTACAGCCCGTTGAAGTCCGTGGCATTGGCGATTCGGGTGATTTCCGAGGCCATGGCCTGGTATTCGGAGTCGATGATCAAGCGCTGGTCGGAGGTGTACGTGCCGGTAGCGGCCTGTTCCGCCAATTCCTTCATGCGGATGAGCTTTTCGTCGATGACGCCGAGGGCCCCGTCCGCAGTCTGGATCAGGGAGATGGCGTCATTGGCGTTGCGCACGCCCTGGTTCAGGGCAGTGATGTCCGCGCGCATGAGTTCACGAATGGCCAGACCGGCTGCGTCGTCGGCAGCAGAGTTCACCCGCAGGCCGGAAGACAGACGTTCCACAGAGGTTCCCAGATTGCTGTACGAATTGCGCAGGTTCCGGGAGGCACCCATTGCCATCATGTTATGGTTGATAGTCAGAGACATAGCCGTTCCTCCTTGAAGGGGTTCATTGCTTCCTTGCAGTGCACCGGACGACTGGATTGCCGTG
This sequence is a window from Megalodesulfovibrio gigas DSM 1382 = ATCC 19364. Protein-coding genes within it:
- a CDS encoding flagellin N-terminal helical domain-containing protein; this encodes MSLTINHNMMAMGASRNLRNSYSNLGTSVERLSSGLRVNSAADDAAGLAIRELMRADITALNQGVRNANDAISLIQTADGALGVIDEKLIRMKELAEQAATGTYTSDQRLIIDSEYQAMASEITRIANATDFNGLYLLNGNLSSSSHDGTGLVSTGRLKVHFGTDNDSAEDYYYVQISSATASSLGVGNQAAAGVNGFSISTQDSAQKALVALRTAIVSKDIIRANLGALQNRLQNTITNLEIQAENLQSAESRISDVDVSLEMTEFVRQQILTQSAVAMLSQANSLPRMAMQLIG